The proteins below come from a single Anguilla rostrata isolate EN2019 chromosome 3, ASM1855537v3, whole genome shotgun sequence genomic window:
- the slc25a5 gene encoding ADP/ATP translocase 2 yields MSDAVVSFAKDFLAGGIAAAISKTAVAPIERVKLLLQVQHASKQITVDMQYKGIMDCVVRIPKEQGFLSFWRGNLANVIRYFPTQALNFAFKDKYKKVFLDGVDKHTQFWRYFAGNLASGGAAGATSLCFVYPLDFARTRLAADVGKSGAEREFSGLGNCLVKVFRSDGLKGLYQGFNVSVQGIIIYRAAYFGIYDTAKGMMPDPKNTHIVVSWMIAQTVTAVAGLTSYPFDTVRRRMMMQSGRKGADIMYTGTIDCWKKIARDEGGKAFFKGAWSNVLRGMGGAFVLVLYDELKKVM; encoded by the exons ATGAGTGACGCCGTGGTTTCATTTGCCAAGGACTTCTTGGCCGGTGGTATTGCTGCTGCCATTTCCAAAACAGCTGTTGCCCCCATCGAGAGAGTCAAGCTTCTTCTTCAG GTACAGCATGCCAGCAAACAGATCACCGTGGACATGCAGTACAAGGGAATTATGGACTGTGTGGTCCGCATTCCTAAGGAACAGGGTTTCCTGTCATTCTGGAGAGGAAACCTGGCCAACGTCATCAGATACTTCCCCACCCAGGCCCTCAACTTCGCCTTCAAAGACAAGTACAAGAAGGTCTTCCTAGATGGCGTTGACAAGCATACCCAGTTCTGGCGGTACTTTGCTGGTAACCTGGCCTCCGGCGGTGCTGCTGGTGCCACCTCTCTGTGCTTCGTCTACCCCCTCGACTTCGCCAGAACCAGGCTGGCTGCCGACGTTGGCAAAAGCGGCGCCGAGAGGGAGTTCTCCGGTTTGGGCAACTGTTTGGTGAAAGTGTTCAGGTCTGACGGTTTGAAGGGCCTGTACCAGGGCTTCAATGTTTCAGTCCAGGGCATTATCATCTACAGGGCTGCCTACTTCGGCATCTATGACACCGCTAAAG GTATGATGCCAGATCCCAAGAACACTCACATCGTAGTAAGCTGGATGATCGCTCAGACGGTCACTGCAGTCGCTGGCCTCACGTCCTACCCCTTTGACACCGTTCGTCGTCGTATGATGATGCAGTCCGGCCGCAAAGGAG CTGACATCATGTACACCGGCACAATTGACTGCTGGAAGAAAATTGCCCGTGATGAGGGTGGCAAGGCCTTCTTCAAGGGAGCCTGGTCTAATGTTCTCAGAGGCATGGGTGGTGCCTTTGTGTTGGTCTTGTATGACGAACTCAAGAAGGTCATGTAA
- the slc25a43 gene encoding solute carrier family 25 member 43 isoform X2, translating to MDELGHISQWRAIAAGGLAGIAAALVTYPLEVVETRFIAQNCRQPTYRGILHSLSNIVHSEGLKALYRGFSLTVIGAVPFSLGCYAVYINLDNLWQEPSFRFTPLQNFINGCVAAGLAQTLSFPFETVKRKLQAQNALLPHCGGADVHFSGTLDCFRQVIKNKGILSLWSGLTANMIKIVPYFGLLFSCFEMCKQVCLYRNGYIVSPLSYQLTPGVDQSLGPSELEEVKRYLRNRNFCAKQSTIDNRW from the exons ATGGACGAATTGGGCCACATCTCGCAGTGGAGGGCCATCGCTGCTGGTGGGCTGGCTGGAATCGCAGCTGCTCTGGTGACGTACCCGCTGGAAGTGGTGGAAACGCGGTTCATCGCTCAGAACTGCCGGCAGCCAACATACAGAGGAATTCTGCACAGCCTCTCCAACATCGTCCACAGCGAAGGACTGAAGGCCCTTTACCGGGGTTTCTCTTTGACAGTCATCG GCGCTGTTCCTTTCTCCCTGGGCTGTTACGCAGTGTACATCAATTTGGACAATCTGTGGCAGGAGCCCAGCTTTCGTTTCACACCCCTGCAGAACTTCATCAACGGTTGTGTGGCCGCAGGGCTGGCCCAgaccctctctttcccctttgAGACAGTTAAGAGGAAGCTGCAG GCCCAGAATGCTCTGCTGCCACACTGTGGCGGGGCTGATGTCCATTTTAGCGGCACGCTCGACTGCTTCCGACAGGTCATCAAAAACAAGGGCATTCTGTCTCTGTGGAGTGGCCTTACTGCCAACATGATCAAG ATTGTCCCCTACTTTGGCCTGCTCTTTAGCTGCTTTGAGATGTGCAAGCAAGTCTGCCTGTATCGCAATGGCTACATCGTGTCTCCGCTGAGCTACCAGCTCACCCCGGGAGTGGACCAGAGCCTGGGCCCGTCAGAGTTAGAGGAAGTGAAGAGGTACCTGAGGAACAGGAACTTCTGTGCAAAACAGTCAACCATTGACAACCGGTGGTGA
- the slc25a43 gene encoding solute carrier family 25 member 43 isoform X1 has product MATVKKDDRLTNSQSFLCVGFAGIFSKTATSPLEVVKIKSQIGTFHSKRGFLNTFLLVYQNEGLRALWKGNMVSCLRLFPYSAIHLATYKKIVHLHMDELGHISQWRAIAAGGLAGIAAALVTYPLEVVETRFIAQNCRQPTYRGILHSLSNIVHSEGLKALYRGFSLTVIGAVPFSLGCYAVYINLDNLWQEPSFRFTPLQNFINGCVAAGLAQTLSFPFETVKRKLQAQNALLPHCGGADVHFSGTLDCFRQVIKNKGILSLWSGLTANMIKIVPYFGLLFSCFEMCKQVCLYRNGYIVSPLSYQLTPGVDQSLGPSELEEVKRYLRNRNFCAKQSTIDNRW; this is encoded by the exons ATGGCAACCGTCAAAAAGGATGACAGACTGACAAATTCACAAAGCTTTCTATGCGTGGGTTTTGCCGGAATCTTCAGCAAAACAGCCACGTCTCCCTTGGAGGTTGTGAAGATTAAAAGTCAGATTGGGACATTTCACTCCAAAAGAGGgtttttaaacacttttcttTTAGTTTATCAAAATGAAGGCCTGCGAGCACTGTGGAAAGGAAATATGGTTTCATGCCTTCGGTTGTTCCCTTACAGTGCGATACACCTGGCAACCTACAAAAA GATTGTCCACTTGCACATGGACGAATTGGGCCACATCTCGCAGTGGAGGGCCATCGCTGCTGGTGGGCTGGCTGGAATCGCAGCTGCTCTGGTGACGTACCCGCTGGAAGTGGTGGAAACGCGGTTCATCGCTCAGAACTGCCGGCAGCCAACATACAGAGGAATTCTGCACAGCCTCTCCAACATCGTCCACAGCGAAGGACTGAAGGCCCTTTACCGGGGTTTCTCTTTGACAGTCATCG GCGCTGTTCCTTTCTCCCTGGGCTGTTACGCAGTGTACATCAATTTGGACAATCTGTGGCAGGAGCCCAGCTTTCGTTTCACACCCCTGCAGAACTTCATCAACGGTTGTGTGGCCGCAGGGCTGGCCCAgaccctctctttcccctttgAGACAGTTAAGAGGAAGCTGCAG GCCCAGAATGCTCTGCTGCCACACTGTGGCGGGGCTGATGTCCATTTTAGCGGCACGCTCGACTGCTTCCGACAGGTCATCAAAAACAAGGGCATTCTGTCTCTGTGGAGTGGCCTTACTGCCAACATGATCAAG ATTGTCCCCTACTTTGGCCTGCTCTTTAGCTGCTTTGAGATGTGCAAGCAAGTCTGCCTGTATCGCAATGGCTACATCGTGTCTCCGCTGAGCTACCAGCTCACCCCGGGAGTGGACCAGAGCCTGGGCCCGTCAGAGTTAGAGGAAGTGAAGAGGTACCTGAGGAACAGGAACTTCTGTGCAAAACAGTCAACCATTGACAACCGGTGGTGA